A single window of Sparus aurata chromosome 22, fSpaAur1.1, whole genome shotgun sequence DNA harbors:
- the LOC115573895 gene encoding 12-(S)-hydroxy-5,8,10,14-eicosatetraenoic acid receptor-like: protein MINSTFQKIEDCEATNKALYKFYAAIMIMIVLLALPLNASVLHLFIFKLKFWKSNTNNVFLFNLVLADILLLFCLPIKAYNFIQGERRSTNDTVCKAMLFMLFLNRGASIAFLTVTSIDRYFNVVHPGRKNLLKTLKKSPQISILIWLLLLPLTIPTMLKTFECCNSHKSVEEREDTLIKDVVDSLREVVFFTQIVIPFIILVYCTVRIVNRLRKKTVGDRTKLKRAVFLVTSVMVVFSFCFLPCALGRMVLLIIRVQVDNESIQDKAAVAFDGLMVLSYMDCLLDPLIYCFCSTKFKAIYLSNYFPFLVKDVTVPLESSTGNPPQPTQNTVI from the exons ATGATTAACTCCACTTTTCAGAAAATTGAGGACTGTGAAGCCACAAACAAGGCTCTGTACAAATTCTATGCAGCTATCATGATCATGATCGTTCTCTTGGCTTTGCCCCTTAATGCATCTGTCCTCCATCTCTTCATATTCAAGCTGAAATTCTGGAAATCCAACACCAACAACGTCTTTCTTTTCAACCTTGTGTTGGCGGACATTCTCCTGCTCTTCTGTTTGCCCATAAAGGCGTACAACTTCATCcaaggggagaggaggagtaCAAATGACACAGTATGCAAAGCTATGCTCTTCATGTTGTTTCTGAACCGAGGAGCCAGCATTGCCTTCCTGACGGTGACTTCCATTGATCGATATTTCAATGTGGTACATCCTGGTCGAAAGAATCTCTTGAAAACTCTCAAGAAATCTCCTCAGATCTCCATTCTCATTTGGCTGCTTCTTCTGCCTCTCACCATTCCCACAATGTTGAAGACCTTCGAATGCTGCAACAGCCACAAATCCGTCGAAGAAAGAGAAGATACCTTGATCAAG GACGTGGTTGACAGTTTGCGAGAAGTGGTCTTCTTTACCCAGATCGTCATCCCCTTCATCATCCTGGTCTACTGCACAGTGCGTATTGTCAACCGGCTCAGGAAAAAGACAGTTGGCGATAGAACCAAGCTGAAGAGAGCTGTCTTTTTGGTGACCTCTGTCATGGTGGTCTTCTCCTTCTGCTTCCTGCCCTGTGCTTTAGGCAGGATGGTTCTGCTGATCATCCGGGTCCAAGTCGACAATGAATCCATCCAGGATAAAGCTGCTGTGGCCTTTGATGGCCTCATGGTGCTCTCCTACATGGACTGTCTACTGGATCCGCTGATCTACTGCTTCTGCAGCACCAAGTTTAAGGCTATTTATCTCTCCAATTATTTCCCATTTTTAGTGAAGGATGTAACAGTGCCATTAGAAAGTTCAACCGGAAACCCGCCACAGCCTACACAAAATACTGTCATTTGA